Proteins co-encoded in one Streptomyces roseochromogenus subsp. oscitans DS 12.976 genomic window:
- a CDS encoding DUF6131 family protein: MIALGIILLVVGFVLNIGILWTIGIILLLIGVVLFLLGSFGHAVGGRRHYW, translated from the coding sequence GTGATCGCACTTGGCATCATCCTGCTCGTCGTCGGATTCGTCCTGAACATCGGCATCCTGTGGACGATCGGGATCATCCTGCTCCTCATCGGAGTCGTCCTGTTCCTCCTCGGTTCCTTCGGCCACGCGGTCGGCGGCCGACGCCACTACTGGTAG
- a CDS encoding ANTAR domain-containing protein, which yields MTTLPSPDTPLASDEADRTPPSTGALPVQAGPAGIRVTVTVSGEFCLDNCQSLRHALRDAIMRSAEGVDLDLSELHFADCSALNVLLAARRDAVAAGKTVTVTTASPAVERLLTYTDTHSLFSPAHEHADPPDRKPGPPREETDDDLLRTEVVQLRRALRTHPDIDLARGILMASFGLNPDEAWQVLVTASQNTNTKLHRLAEDVVTTVQGAPLPGPVRQQLTAAVARTRNTGGGPAFAVREPAGSELLGSVLRVRC from the coding sequence ATGACGACGCTACCGTCCCCGGACACACCGCTCGCCAGCGACGAAGCCGACCGCACACCACCGTCCACCGGCGCGCTGCCGGTGCAGGCAGGGCCGGCCGGGATCCGCGTGACCGTCACCGTGAGCGGAGAGTTCTGCCTCGACAACTGCCAGAGCCTCCGGCACGCCCTGCGCGATGCAATCATGCGGTCGGCAGAGGGTGTGGACCTGGACCTCAGCGAACTTCACTTCGCGGACTGCTCTGCACTCAACGTGCTGCTGGCCGCCCGCCGCGACGCAGTCGCGGCGGGGAAGACGGTCACCGTCACCACGGCCAGCCCCGCCGTCGAACGACTGCTGACCTATACCGACACCCACAGCCTCTTCTCCCCCGCCCACGAGCATGCTGACCCGCCCGACCGAAAGCCCGGGCCGCCGCGCGAAGAAACCGACGACGACCTCCTGCGGACCGAAGTCGTCCAGCTGAGGCGCGCGCTGCGCACCCACCCGGACATCGACCTGGCACGCGGCATCCTCATGGCCTCTTTCGGTCTGAACCCCGACGAGGCGTGGCAGGTACTGGTCACAGCGTCCCAGAACACCAACACGAAACTGCACCGCCTCGCCGAGGACGTCGTCACCACCGTCCAAGGCGCGCCCCTGCCCGGCCCGGTCCGGCAGCAACTCACTGCAGCCGTCGCCAGAACACGCAACACCGGCGGCGGACCGGCATTCGCTGTCAGGGAGCCGGCGGGATCTGAGCTGCTGGGGTCGGTCTTGAGAGTCCGATGCTGA
- a CDS encoding MarR family transcriptional regulator: MTEVHGVPEPHTGWTFLTNHARVLASIADNHHARVRDIAARCRLTERAVQKIIADLEQDGYLSHTRHGRANQYSIDPDKVLRHPAEEGVTVACLLSMLARDEDERRGASDHARPGS; this comes from the coding sequence GTGACAGAAGTCCATGGAGTGCCCGAGCCGCACACGGGGTGGACGTTTCTGACCAATCACGCGCGCGTGCTGGCCAGCATCGCCGACAACCACCACGCGCGGGTCCGTGACATCGCGGCGCGATGCCGGCTCACGGAACGGGCCGTCCAGAAGATCATCGCGGACCTGGAGCAGGACGGATACCTCTCCCACACCCGCCACGGCCGCGCCAATCAGTACAGCATCGACCCGGACAAGGTGCTGCGCCACCCGGCCGAGGAGGGCGTGACCGTAGCCTGCCTGCTGTCGATGCTGGCCAGGGACGAGGACGAACGCCGCGGCGCCAGCGACCATGCCCGGCCCGGTTCGTGA
- a CDS encoding carbonic anhydrase, which translates to MTEIHTPTPRDAFELLLAGNQRFVAGAPEHPNQDAARRAEIAPSQQPFAVLFGCSDSRLAAEIIFDRGLGDLFVVRTAGHVTGPEVLGSIEYGVDVLGCPLVVVLGHDSCGAVGAACAALENGMTPGGYIRDVVERVTPSVLAARAAGQVEPEEILAEHIRHTVDLLLDRSRVLAEKVAAGQAAVVGLCYRLADGSAQLVASRGLDAAVPAAS; encoded by the coding sequence ATGACCGAGATCCACACACCGACGCCCCGCGACGCCTTCGAGCTGCTGCTGGCCGGTAACCAGCGCTTCGTCGCCGGCGCCCCCGAGCACCCCAACCAGGACGCGGCCCGCCGTGCCGAGATCGCACCATCCCAGCAGCCCTTCGCGGTGTTGTTCGGGTGCTCTGACTCCCGACTGGCCGCCGAGATCATCTTCGACCGCGGCCTGGGCGACCTGTTCGTGGTGCGCACCGCAGGCCACGTCACAGGCCCGGAGGTGCTGGGCAGTATCGAGTACGGCGTGGACGTGCTGGGCTGCCCGCTGGTCGTGGTTCTCGGCCACGACTCGTGCGGCGCGGTAGGCGCAGCGTGCGCCGCCCTGGAGAACGGCATGACACCGGGCGGATACATCCGGGACGTCGTCGAGCGCGTGACCCCCAGCGTGCTGGCAGCGAGGGCCGCCGGACAGGTTGAGCCCGAGGAGATCCTCGCCGAGCACATACGGCACACCGTCGACCTGCTGCTGGACCGATCCCGGGTACTCGCCGAGAAGGTCGCCGCCGGCCAGGCCGCCGTGGTGGGCCTGTGCTACCGCCTGGCCGACGGCAGCGCACAGCTCGTCGCCTCTCGCGGCCTCGATGCGGCGGTCCCCGCCGCGTCCTGA
- a CDS encoding L-threonylcarbamoyladenylate synthase yields the protein MTASTSDIEKAAGALRAGGLVALPTETVYGLGANAEDPTAVARIFQVKGRPPSHPLIVHIGGAEHLDDWVRDVPATARLLAEHFWPGPLTLVLRRGPRVPLEATGGLETVAVRVPDHPVALALLSAFGGGVTAPSANRFGMVSPTTAHHVRAELGDAVDFVLDGGPCEVGVESTIVDATGDTPSILRPGGVTREDLEAVLGCPLAVPSTSRVRVPGQHPSHYAPRARVVLVEPEKVVAEAELAQELGHQVGVLLPAAFADAAVKAHAVVAVPDSVAAYARGLYGFLRELDLRGCDLIVVSLPVEEGLGLAIANRLRRAAGPRPTV from the coding sequence GTGACGGCAAGTACCAGTGACATCGAGAAGGCGGCCGGTGCGCTGCGCGCCGGCGGTCTGGTGGCCCTCCCGACCGAGACCGTCTACGGTCTGGGCGCCAACGCCGAGGACCCCACCGCCGTCGCGCGCATCTTCCAGGTCAAGGGACGTCCGCCCTCCCACCCGCTGATCGTCCACATCGGCGGCGCGGAGCATCTGGACGACTGGGTCCGGGACGTGCCCGCGACGGCGCGCCTGCTGGCCGAGCATTTCTGGCCGGGGCCACTCACGCTGGTTCTGCGGCGCGGCCCCCGGGTGCCTCTCGAGGCGACCGGTGGTCTGGAGACGGTGGCCGTGCGCGTGCCCGACCACCCCGTCGCACTCGCGCTGCTGTCGGCTTTCGGCGGCGGTGTCACGGCCCCGTCCGCCAACCGCTTCGGCATGGTCAGCCCCACGACGGCGCACCATGTCCGTGCGGAGCTCGGCGATGCCGTCGACTTCGTGCTGGACGGCGGCCCCTGCGAGGTCGGCGTCGAGTCGACCATCGTCGACGCCACCGGCGATACCCCGAGCATCCTTCGGCCAGGCGGGGTGACGCGCGAGGACCTCGAAGCGGTGCTGGGGTGCCCGCTCGCGGTTCCCTCGACGAGCCGTGTCCGGGTGCCGGGCCAGCATCCGTCGCACTACGCGCCGCGTGCGCGGGTGGTCCTCGTCGAGCCGGAGAAGGTCGTCGCCGAAGCAGAGCTCGCGCAGGAGCTGGGGCACCAGGTGGGCGTCCTTCTGCCTGCCGCCTTCGCCGACGCTGCGGTGAAGGCGCATGCCGTGGTGGCGGTTCCCGATTCGGTGGCCGCCTATGCGCGCGGGCTGTACGGGTTCCTGCGCGAGCTCGACCTGCGGGGATGCGACCTCATCGTCGTGTCCTTGCCGGTGGAGGAGGGGCTGGGACTGGCGATCGCCAACCGGCTCCGCCGCGCCGCAGGGCCCCGGCCCACCGTGTAG
- a CDS encoding IS5/IS1182 family transposase has product MASVISASEPSWIAPFTGLSPHQFTKLVTALRRAGVDATRRCRPWSLPLADRTLLVTTYWRTNLTMRQLAPLFGVSKSAAARIIDHLGPLLALQPRRRFARDAVLIVDGTLVPTRDHLVAEQSKNYRYSTNHQVVIDADTRLVVVVGRPLPGNRNDCKAWAESGAKDAVGNTMTIADGGYPGTGLVIPHRRARGQAELPAWKQEHNRSHKHVRARVEHTFARMKSWKILRDCRLKGDGVHHAMCGIARLHNLAITG; this is encoded by the coding sequence GTGGCTAGTGTGATCTCGGCGTCTGAGCCGTCCTGGATAGCCCCGTTCACCGGGTTGAGCCCACACCAGTTCACGAAACTGGTGACGGCGCTGCGTCGCGCGGGGGTTGATGCCACCCGCCGGTGCAGGCCGTGGAGCCTGCCGCTGGCAGACAGGACACTGCTGGTCACGACTTACTGGCGCACGAACTTGACGATGCGCCAGCTCGCCCCGCTGTTCGGCGTCTCCAAGTCCGCCGCGGCCCGCATCATCGACCACCTCGGCCCGCTCCTGGCGCTGCAGCCCCGGCGCCGCTTCGCGAGAGACGCCGTACTCATTGTGGACGGCACTTTGGTACCCACCCGCGACCACCTGGTGGCCGAGCAGTCGAAGAACTACCGGTACTCGACCAACCACCAGGTGGTCATCGACGCCGACACTCGCCTGGTCGTGGTGGTCGGCCGGCCCCTGCCGGGCAACCGCAACGACTGCAAGGCGTGGGCGGAATCCGGTGCCAAGGACGCCGTCGGCAACACGATGACGATCGCCGACGGCGGCTATCCGGGCACCGGATTGGTCATTCCGCACCGCCGAGCGAGGGGCCAGGCCGAACTTCCGGCCTGGAAGCAGGAACACAACCGCTCCCACAAGCACGTACGAGCTCGTGTCGAGCACACCTTCGCACGAATGAAGAGCTGGAAGATCCTGCGGGACTGCCGCCTCAAAGGCGACGGCGTCCACCACGCCATGTGCGGCATCGCCCGTCTGCACAACCTCGCGATCACAGGCTGA
- a CDS encoding serine/threonine-protein kinase, which yields MSDLGRLVAGRYLLVERVGSGGMGTVWRAEDKLLGRHVAVKKLRIPPHLHDDEAQTLHERTRREARSAARIAHPNVIVVHDVVDDEGLPCIVMEYIPSVTLSDVLKQRGSLPPGEAARIGRAMAAALRAAHDAGVLHRDVKPANVLLGDDGRIVLTDFGIAMESGTSSLTKSGELIGSIRYLAPERLRSASTGPGPASDLWALGATLYQAVEGRHPFHRDTPIEIAYAIATDSYEPLRSAGELAPVIEGLLVKEPERRMDVHEVERRLGDVTGTRTAPVDAPTRPEGAGDLVPPGRKGRGKRRRTVVGAIVAVTVAACVAGGALWWVKAGADGPSSHAARADSSAPSPSGGASLPPLPTGYHLATDSGFSVPVQDGWTSKTLPGGEVAYIDPSGLVGLRVNVVHFAGTDPLQHWRETEEDQTRRDNPGYERVRMSATTFRGRPAGYWEFTFAGRARKYRAAELAFASADGTQYVVYLSAPDAQWHKYRPAFDTAVNGVHLSNSA from the coding sequence GTGTCCGATCTTGGGCGGCTCGTCGCCGGCCGGTACCTGCTGGTCGAGCGGGTGGGTAGCGGCGGCATGGGCACCGTGTGGCGTGCCGAGGACAAGCTGCTCGGCCGCCACGTGGCCGTGAAGAAGCTGCGCATCCCGCCCCACCTGCACGACGACGAGGCCCAGACCCTGCACGAGCGCACTCGGCGTGAGGCCCGCAGCGCCGCCCGGATCGCGCACCCCAACGTGATCGTGGTGCACGACGTCGTCGATGACGAGGGCCTGCCGTGCATCGTCATGGAGTACATACCCTCGGTCACATTGAGTGACGTACTGAAGCAGCGGGGTTCGTTGCCACCCGGAGAAGCCGCCCGGATAGGCCGTGCCATGGCCGCCGCACTGCGCGCCGCCCACGATGCCGGGGTCCTGCACCGGGATGTCAAACCCGCCAACGTTCTGCTGGGCGACGACGGGCGGATCGTCCTCACCGACTTCGGGATCGCCATGGAGTCGGGAACGTCCTCACTGACCAAGTCCGGCGAACTGATCGGCTCCATCCGCTACCTGGCACCCGAACGCCTCAGGAGTGCGAGCACCGGACCCGGTCCCGCCAGCGACCTGTGGGCCCTGGGCGCAACGCTGTACCAGGCGGTCGAGGGGCGGCACCCGTTCCACCGTGACACCCCCATCGAGATCGCGTACGCCATCGCCACCGACTCGTACGAGCCACTGCGCAGCGCCGGGGAGCTGGCCCCGGTGATCGAGGGCCTGCTCGTCAAAGAACCGGAACGGCGCATGGACGTACACGAGGTCGAGCGCCGCCTGGGCGATGTGACCGGGACACGAACTGCTCCCGTCGATGCCCCCACACGGCCGGAAGGTGCCGGCGACCTCGTGCCTCCCGGACGCAAGGGCCGCGGAAAGCGCCGCCGTACGGTGGTGGGAGCGATCGTGGCGGTGACAGTCGCCGCCTGTGTGGCGGGCGGCGCGCTGTGGTGGGTCAAGGCCGGTGCCGATGGGCCGAGTTCGCACGCGGCCAGGGCCGATTCCTCCGCCCCCTCCCCGAGTGGCGGCGCTTCCCTCCCGCCGCTTCCCACCGGATACCACCTCGCAACGGACAGCGGCTTCTCCGTACCCGTACAGGACGGCTGGACCAGCAAGACGCTGCCCGGTGGTGAAGTCGCCTACATAGACCCGTCCGGCTTGGTGGGTCTGAGGGTCAATGTCGTCCATTTCGCGGGTACCGACCCTCTGCAGCACTGGCGTGAGACGGAAGAAGACCAGACCCGCCGCGACAATCCCGGCTATGAACGAGTGAGGATGTCCGCGACAACCTTCCGCGGACGACCCGCCGGATACTGGGAGTTCACCTTCGCCGGCAGGGCACGGAAGTACCGGGCGGCGGAGCTGGCCTTCGCCAGCGCCGACGGCACCCAGTACGTGGTCTACCTCTCCGCGCCGGACGCGCAATGGCACAAGTACCGGCCGGCTTTCGACACCGCTGTCAACGGAGTCCACCTGAGCAACAGCGCCTGA
- a CDS encoding HAD-IA family hydrolase: protein MTEARHTGRSLSRQERPAERIDAVLFDIGGTIYDDARYVQALHQAVVELAGGVEESEFWGLYEAEREGGSRLLHTAFARRFVPGGDTALLHRHIVQHWEYPVEALYTDVRPTLHALVHQYRLGIVSLSPPRVREALRRDGLEELFDAIVLGGEPFEKPDPRSFLAALKQMGVPPACAAYVGNWLDTDIRPTARLGMRTVWMLRGEAPPAPTRSQLAEPDAVITSLTGLPTALSRLTNSPAPAVTRVRGMSTAAVDITGQYRSRQRLSIVNAASVRIGSTLDVTRTAQELADLATEHFADFVSVDLFESVFHGMEPEFDPATRPVVLRRAAQQSVLDGCPESVVTPGNTDRYPDDSPMGRALATGEPAWHWVEEPDIQRWLAHDASRSHTVRAYGIHSLIVVPLRARGTPLGLAVFLRHRMPEAFDVNDLLLAEEITTRASLAIDNARRYTHERNTAVALQRSMLPRQPPRQSAVQVASRYVPADSKAGIGGDWFDVIPLSGARVALVVGDVVGHGIQASATMGRLRTAVLTLAEIDIPPDELLTQLDDLVLRLDREAGASSREVTEPEDEVAGATCLYAVYDPISRLCTLARAGHPAPAIVYPDGTVDFPDLPIGPPLGLGGLPFESAELVLPEGSLIALFTNGLIETADRDVDIGLMRLRDALANAPSSLKATCDKVLQALLSGNPSDDAALLLARPQTLDASHVATWDLPSDPAVVARARQLAAGQLASWGLDETAFITELVVSELVTNAIRYGQPPVQLRLIKDISLICEVSDASSTSPHMRRARADDEGGRGLLLIAQLTQRWGTRHTTSGKTIWTEQSLPAGH from the coding sequence GTGACCGAGGCCAGGCACACAGGTCGTTCCCTGTCCAGGCAGGAGCGGCCGGCCGAGCGCATCGACGCGGTTCTGTTCGACATCGGTGGGACGATCTACGACGACGCCCGCTACGTCCAGGCACTGCACCAGGCGGTCGTAGAACTGGCCGGAGGCGTCGAGGAATCCGAATTCTGGGGGCTGTACGAGGCCGAACGCGAAGGCGGCAGCCGATTGCTGCACACCGCGTTCGCCCGACGATTCGTCCCCGGCGGAGACACGGCGCTGCTGCACCGGCACATCGTTCAGCACTGGGAGTACCCGGTCGAGGCCCTCTACACGGACGTCAGGCCCACCCTGCACGCGCTGGTGCACCAGTACCGGCTCGGCATCGTCTCCCTGTCCCCGCCACGGGTGCGGGAAGCACTGCGCCGTGACGGCCTGGAGGAGCTCTTCGACGCGATTGTGCTCGGGGGCGAGCCCTTCGAGAAGCCGGATCCCCGCTCTTTCCTTGCCGCACTGAAGCAGATGGGAGTGCCCCCCGCCTGCGCCGCCTATGTCGGCAACTGGCTGGACACCGACATCCGGCCCACAGCGCGGCTCGGCATGCGCACCGTGTGGATGCTGCGCGGCGAGGCCCCGCCGGCGCCGACGCGTAGCCAGCTCGCGGAACCCGACGCGGTGATCACCTCACTGACCGGACTGCCGACGGCTCTGTCCCGGCTCACGAACAGTCCTGCCCCGGCGGTGACACGCGTGCGGGGCATGTCGACGGCCGCCGTCGACATCACGGGGCAGTACCGGAGCAGACAACGGCTGTCCATCGTGAACGCGGCCAGCGTCCGCATCGGCAGCACGCTCGACGTGACACGGACTGCTCAGGAACTTGCAGACCTGGCCACCGAACACTTCGCGGACTTCGTCAGCGTCGACCTGTTCGAGTCCGTCTTCCACGGCATGGAGCCGGAGTTCGATCCGGCCACCCGACCTGTCGTCCTCCGCCGTGCGGCACAGCAGTCCGTCCTGGACGGCTGCCCGGAATCCGTGGTCACCCCCGGCAATACGGACCGCTACCCCGACGACTCCCCCATGGGCCGTGCCCTGGCCACGGGAGAGCCGGCATGGCACTGGGTCGAGGAACCGGACATCCAGCGGTGGCTGGCGCACGATGCGTCGCGCTCCCATACCGTCCGCGCATACGGGATCCACTCCCTCATCGTGGTGCCGCTACGCGCCCGCGGCACCCCCCTGGGACTCGCCGTGTTCCTCCGGCACCGTATGCCGGAAGCATTTGACGTGAACGATCTTCTCCTCGCCGAGGAGATCACCACCAGAGCCTCCCTCGCCATCGACAACGCCCGCCGCTACACCCATGAGCGAAACACCGCTGTTGCGCTGCAGCGCAGCATGCTCCCCCGGCAGCCTCCCCGGCAGAGTGCTGTGCAGGTGGCCTCCCGCTACGTACCGGCCGACTCCAAGGCAGGCATCGGCGGCGACTGGTTCGACGTCATCCCCCTGTCCGGTGCCAGGGTCGCTCTCGTCGTGGGCGACGTCGTCGGCCACGGCATCCAGGCCTCGGCCACCATGGGACGCCTCCGCACAGCCGTCCTCACACTCGCCGAGATCGACATCCCACCCGACGAACTGCTCACGCAGCTCGACGACCTCGTCCTGCGTCTCGATCGCGAGGCGGGAGCGTCCTCCCGGGAGGTCACGGAGCCCGAGGACGAGGTCGCCGGCGCCACGTGCCTGTACGCCGTCTACGACCCGATCTCCCGCCTCTGCACCCTTGCCCGTGCCGGGCACCCGGCCCCCGCCATCGTGTACCCGGACGGCACGGTCGACTTCCCCGACCTGCCCATCGGCCCGCCGCTGGGCCTGGGCGGCCTGCCCTTCGAGTCGGCCGAACTCGTACTGCCCGAAGGCAGCCTGATCGCTCTGTTCACCAACGGCCTCATCGAGACCGCCGACCGGGACGTGGACATCGGGCTGATGCGGCTGCGTGACGCTCTGGCAAACGCGCCATCATCCCTGAAAGCCACCTGCGACAAGGTGTTGCAGGCACTGCTCTCCGGCAACCCCTCCGATGACGCGGCCCTGCTCCTCGCCCGCCCTCAGACCCTCGACGCCTCTCATGTCGCCACCTGGGACCTGCCTTCGGACCCCGCCGTCGTAGCCCGTGCACGTCAACTGGCGGCAGGCCAACTCGCCTCCTGGGGGCTGGACGAGACGGCCTTCATCACCGAACTCGTGGTGAGCGAACTCGTCACCAACGCCATCCGCTACGGCCAACCGCCCGTTCAGCTACGTCTGATCAAGGACATCAGTCTCATCTGCGAGGTGTCCGACGCCAGCAGCACCTCACCCCATATGCGGCGGGCTCGCGCCGACGACGAGGGCGGACGTGGTCTGCTCCTGATCGCCCAGCTGACGCAACGCTGGGGCACCCGTCACACCACGTCCGGCAAGACGATCTGGACCGAACAGTCCCTTCCCGCAGGCCATTGA
- a CDS encoding universal stress protein codes for MASHGTTGDAPVGDVVVGVSDSLAGLAALRRGILEARRAGRTLVAVRAWEPPEGDALYRRWPEPSWARLWAGEAQRRLDRAFELAAGGPPADLRIVRRVVRGPAGPVLCAIASSPDDLLVIGMARPRGLAARLHRRPVHRHIPARAACGVLVVAGPRLLPREARILRRGGLVERQARASGLMP; via the coding sequence ATGGCATCGCATGGAACGACAGGTGACGCGCCGGTCGGGGATGTGGTCGTGGGAGTGAGTGACTCGCTCGCCGGGTTGGCCGCATTGCGCCGAGGCATCCTCGAGGCCCGCAGGGCCGGCCGCACTCTGGTGGCCGTCCGGGCCTGGGAGCCGCCGGAGGGCGACGCGCTCTACCGGCGCTGGCCCGAGCCTTCGTGGGCCCGGCTATGGGCGGGCGAGGCGCAGCGGCGGCTGGACCGGGCCTTCGAGCTGGCGGCCGGCGGGCCTCCGGCCGACCTGCGGATCGTACGACGGGTCGTCCGAGGTCCCGCTGGGCCGGTCCTGTGCGCGATCGCGTCCTCCCCGGACGACCTGCTGGTCATCGGCATGGCCAGACCCCGCGGCCTGGCGGCCCGGCTGCACCGCAGGCCGGTGCACCGGCACATCCCGGCCCGGGCCGCATGCGGGGTCCTGGTCGTGGCGGGCCCTCGGCTGCTACCACGGGAGGCACGGATCCTGCGACGCGGCGGCCTCGTGGAACGGCAGGCCCGGGCGTCGGGCTTGATGCCGTGA
- a CDS encoding glycoside hydrolase, which produces MKARKLKKTKTQTKVIAVSGALLMIGVVGTATAFGTGTGEPRRIEAHGTQLSVPVDGGRAMVDLTSLVVRARADDGRTWQLSAPAAGDLGAPGKVTIRDGKASWAYGDGGLNVTASAQEGRLAVTVRSARQSSLTWPVSGTDGTTEELQVPRGEGLSIPVADRWWNSASAGLAGTGSDMAEGLTMPFWGTSQSGRHGASYIVESDIGTTLKFVSADGRLHTEAEHEFAPQQATGNYTVTFALTDGSPVAAARDYRAWLQGHGGITTLRQKIARNPEVAKLVGAFHAYTWGQARSAEGVRRLRGLGIDRMWLGYDADGNPMDGKTTRLARQAGYLIGPYDSWANAQDPASADTPVSAWPAPVWQDACVRRADGTIVTGFRGRGCYVSSEALRRAEPSRHYLADRTRQMTANGATSYFLDVDAAGELFTDHSPAHPMTKAQDRRNRLARMAWLSGDRHLVLGSESAGSWANGVLSFSHGSGTPVDDRLWKLEKDRRTWGGYQPANAPAVYFKPVRLPADLAKTMYDPRYRVPLYQTVLHDSVISTERWELPWSKLPDQSRTRALLAMLYNVPLNLVLDQDELDRHGKQLAQVQRYFEPLHKVAATQPMTDFHWLTDDHLVQRTTFGRGVLTVTANFSATSHDGLPAGCVDAVIKGGARHRLCPTGL; this is translated from the coding sequence GTGAAGGCGAGGAAGCTCAAGAAGACGAAGACACAGACGAAGGTCATCGCAGTGAGCGGTGCGCTCCTGATGATCGGCGTGGTCGGTACGGCCACCGCGTTCGGTACCGGCACGGGGGAGCCCCGGCGCATCGAAGCGCACGGAACGCAGCTCTCGGTACCGGTCGACGGGGGCCGCGCCATGGTGGACCTCACCTCCCTGGTGGTGCGGGCCCGAGCGGACGACGGCCGTACATGGCAGCTCTCGGCGCCGGCCGCCGGTGATCTGGGCGCGCCGGGGAAGGTCACCATCCGTGATGGGAAGGCCAGTTGGGCGTACGGCGACGGGGGGCTGAACGTCACCGCGTCCGCGCAGGAAGGGCGCCTGGCCGTCACCGTGCGCTCGGCCCGGCAGTCCAGCCTGACCTGGCCGGTCTCCGGCACGGACGGAACGACCGAGGAGCTGCAAGTCCCGCGCGGTGAAGGCTTGTCCATTCCGGTCGCCGACCGGTGGTGGAACTCCGCTTCGGCGGGCCTGGCGGGCACCGGGTCCGATATGGCCGAGGGCCTGACCATGCCGTTCTGGGGCACCAGTCAGTCCGGACGGCACGGGGCGAGCTACATCGTCGAGTCCGACATCGGCACGACCCTCAAGTTCGTCTCCGCCGACGGGCGCCTGCACACGGAGGCCGAGCACGAGTTCGCGCCGCAGCAGGCCACGGGGAACTACACCGTGACGTTCGCGCTCACGGACGGATCGCCCGTCGCCGCGGCACGCGACTACCGCGCTTGGCTGCAGGGTCACGGTGGCATCACCACGCTGCGGCAGAAGATCGCCCGCAATCCCGAAGTCGCCAAACTGGTGGGCGCCTTCCACGCCTACACATGGGGCCAGGCTCGTAGCGCCGAGGGCGTCCGCCGCCTGCGGGGGCTGGGGATCGACCGGATGTGGCTGGGATACGACGCCGACGGCAACCCCATGGACGGTAAGACGACCCGCCTCGCCCGGCAGGCCGGTTATCTCATCGGGCCCTACGACTCCTGGGCCAACGCGCAGGATCCGGCGTCGGCCGACACTCCTGTCTCCGCCTGGCCCGCCCCGGTGTGGCAGGACGCCTGTGTGCGCCGGGCGGACGGCACGATCGTCACCGGTTTCCGCGGCCGCGGCTGTTACGTGAGCTCCGAGGCGCTCCGGCGCGCCGAGCCGTCCCGGCACTATCTGGCCGACCGCACCAGGCAGATGACCGCCAACGGCGCCACGAGCTACTTCCTGGACGTCGACGCCGCCGGTGAACTGTTCACCGATCACTCTCCGGCGCATCCGATGACCAAGGCTCAGGACCGGCGCAACCGGCTCGCGCGGATGGCCTGGCTGTCCGGCGACCGTCACCTGGTGCTCGGTTCGGAGAGCGCGGGCTCGTGGGCGAACGGCGTTCTGTCCTTCAGCCATGGCTCGGGCACACCGGTCGACGACCGGCTGTGGAAGCTGGAGAAGGACCGCCGGACATGGGGCGGTTACCAGCCCGCCAACGCACCGGCGGTCTACTTCAAGCCCGTCCGTCTCCCGGCCGACCTCGCCAAGACGATGTACGACCCGCGATACCGGGTGCCGCTCTATCAGACGGTCCTGCACGACTCGGTGATCAGCACCGAACGCTGGGAGCTGCCCTGGTCGAAGCTGCCGGACCAGAGCCGCACCCGCGCCCTTCTCGCGATGCTGTACAACGTGCCCCTCAACCTGGTCCTCGACCAGGACGAACTGGACCGGCACGGCAAGCAGCTCGCCCAGGTGCAGCGATACTTCGAGCCACTGCACAAGGTGGCGGCCACGCAGCCGATGACCGACTTCCACTGGTTGACGGACGACCATCTCGTGCAGCGGACCACGTTCGGCCGGGGTGTGCTGACCGTGACGGCCAACTTCTCCGCCACCTCCCACGACGGACTGCCCGCCGGGTGTGTCGACGCGGTGATCAAGGGCGGTGCCAGGCACCGGCTGTGCCCCACCGGGCTGTGA